From Haliotis asinina isolate JCU_RB_2024 chromosome 8, JCU_Hal_asi_v2, whole genome shotgun sequence, a single genomic window includes:
- the LOC137295452 gene encoding uncharacterized protein, producing the protein MPTEERRLSYASEFVRSLVDTTDDEEQEVKEFLLETMMLALSEVENRFRTYMQKLHHVTGEQNFQTMRSAITRMEKQINSRFHTKDSFEKRSKVSHIHREALRNCYTLLTSDLELFKSSIIDDLLSSDVMSVSDKDSIRGKDTRRGQNEEFFSYITGRLSFEDFHRILLPALRKDHPHVADALISELDRLEEEHEDEQCVACRARKYVQLKRVATPLLQKKIIEIPLFGDLKSSGMSNATKWTELRKEVSDKDIVAAMANKYPDLYRDFMQLGCDSLDCSCPSHDVQDSGVPGVPESVFTSQESVSEYESCLTDSFEMEQIENIMDDLSFQNRKLEEEYKMTAVPRGICLIINNKSFKRGFPTRRGGVDIDVDNLTWLFTKLQFTINVQTDLTSVEMVKKLKEYAEQDHTEYDAFVCCILTNGTDYGVAGSDGKIVKVEDLSSLFHASKCPTLAGKPKLFFIQASRGGNFMSELIQDDQSDFTTADEADIFIGHSTVQGYTSARNTKYGSYFIGSLVKALDNHGDQQDLLSCLLMVNRDLARTRMGQKWERYKQVPAPMFTLTKKVYLTSDPQWPYPSQVPTDP; encoded by the exons ATGCCTACCGAAGAGAGACGACTGTCCTATGCCAGTGAGTTTGTCCGGAGTCTGGTGGACACTACCGATGATGAGGAGCAGGAGGTCAAGGAATTCCTGCTGGAGACAATGATGCTGGCACTGTCGGAGGTGGAGAACCGGTTCAGGACGTATATGCAGAAGTTACATCACGTGACTGGCGAGCAGAATTTCCAGACGATGCGCAGTGCAATAACCCGAATGGAAAAACAGATCAACTCAAGATTCCACACAAAAGACTCCttcg AAAAGAGGTCAAAGGTTAGTCATATCCATAGAGAGGCTCTCAGGAACTGCTACACTTTGCTGACAAGTGACCTTGAACTCTTCAAATCCAGCATCATTGATGACCTTCTTTCATCTGATGTGATGTCTGTGTCGGACAAGGACAGTATCAGAGGCAAAGACACGAGGAGAGGTCAGAACGAAGAGTTCTTCAGCTACATCACTGGGCGTCTGTCTTTCGAGGACTTCCACCGCATCTTGCTTCCAGCCCTGAGAAAGGATCATCCTCATGTGGCAGATGCCCTGATCTCAGAGTTGGACAGGCTGGAGGAAGAGCATGAGGATGAACAGTGCGTGGCCTGCAGAGCCAGGAAATATGTACAG CTAAAACGGGTGGCAACTCCTTTGCTGCAAAAGAAGATCATAGAAATTCCTCTGTTTGGCGACCTTAAGAGTTCCGGGATGTCTAACGCCACCAAATGGACAGAGCTTAGAAAAGAGGTGTCCGACAAGGACATCGTCGCTGCCATGGCCAATAAGTATCCAGACCTATACAGGGACTTTATGCAGCTAGGGTGTGACTCTCTGGACTGCTCGTGTCCGTCTCATGACGTCCAGGACTCCGGCGTTCCAGGAGTGCCAGAGAGTGTCTTCACTTCTCAGGAGAGTGTCAGTGAATACGAGAGCTGTTTGACAGATTCTTTCGAGATGGAACAGATTGAAAATATTATGGATGATTTATCGTTCCAGAACAGAAAGTTAGAGGAAG AGTACAAGATGACAGCTGTTCCTAGGGGCATCTGCCTCATCATTAACAACAAAAGCTTCAAGAGAGGGTTCCCAACGCGTAGGGGTGGGGTGGACATCGACGTCGACAACCTAACTTGGTTGTTCACTAAACTCCAGTTCACTATAAATGTGCAAACAGATTTAACTTCCGTCGAAATGGTGAAAAAACTGAAAGAGTACGCTGAACAAGATCACACAGAATACGACGCCTTTGTGTGCTGCATCCTCACAAACGGAACTGACTACGGTGTCGCTGGCAGCGACGGTAAAATAGTGAAGGTGGAAGATCTTTCTTCGTTGTTCCACGCATCAAAGTGTCCCACGTTGGCTGGCAAGCCCAAACTGTTCTTCATCCAAGCTTCAAGAGGAGGCAATTTTATGAGTGAATTAATTCAGGATGATCAATCGGATTTTACAACTGCTGACGAAGCTGATATATTTATTGGCCATAGCACCGTTCAGGGTTACACCAGTGCcagaaatacaaaatatggTAGTTATTTCATCGGTTCTTTGGTTAAAGCATTAGACAACCACGGGGACCAGCAGGACCTCCTGAGTTGTCTGTTGATGGTCAACAGGGACTTAGCAAGGACACGGATGGGTCAGAAATGGGAGAGGTATAAGCAGGTGCCCGCGCCGATGTTTACTCTGACGAAGAAGGTATATCTGACCAGTGACCCTCAGTGGCCTTACCCCAGCCAGGTACCTACAGATCCTTGA